The genomic interval ACCTACGCAGGCGGGCCTCTTTCCAATTCTTATTCTATGGGCAAGCAAACTTTCAGCGAAACCAATTATAGCGCCTTGATCAAAGGTAGAAAAGATGAGGTAATAGGATTGCTTGGAGGTACATTCACACTGGGTGGTAACCTGATGCAACAGAAATACAGCTCATTAACAGTAAATACCGGTGCTCTGGAAGTTCCAAACCTCTTCACGCCTACCAACGCTGCGGGTGCTCCTTCTGTTTGGCCGGGTTACAGCCGTAAAAAAATCAATTCCATATATGGTTCGTTGGGCTTAAATTATGGCGGATGGATATTTCTTGATGTAACAGCCCGTAACGACTGGTCATCTGCTTTGATTGAAGAAAACCGTTCGTATTTCTACCCTTCGTACAGTCTGTCCTATGTATTTTCGGATATGCTGGATAAAATGGGAACCAGTTTGCCGCAATGGTTCAATTATGCGAAACTGCGCGGATCTTATGCTACAGTGGGTAATGACCTTGCTCCGTATCAGTTATACAATGGTTATAACATTTCCAAAGATCCACTGAGTAATACGATCGCTGTAAGACAATCACTTCTGAAAGATTCAGGCGTAAAAAGCGAACTGATCAAAAACCTGGAACTGGGAGCAGAACTGAAATTCTTCAATAACAGGTTAAGACTCGATTTCACCTGGTATAAATCCAATGCAACACGTCAGCTGATCGACATTCCAATGGATCCGATGAGCGGGTATTCCAGCATGAAAGTGAATGCTGGAAATATCCAGAACAAAGGGATAGAGATCATGGCAGACCTGGGTATCCTGACCAACCCTAACTCGGTTAACTGGAATGTAACGGCCAATTTCTCCAAAAATGAAAACAAGATCATTGACATTGCCAGTGGTTTGGGTGTAAATGAATACCAGCTGGGCGCGTTTGATGATTTATTTATCAGAGCAACAACCGATGGTTTGTATGGTGATATTTACGGAACCAAATTCCTTCGCGTTAAAGATGAAGCCAGCCCTTATTTTGGAAAAATGCTGCTTACGGCTGCCGGGCTTCCACAACGCGATGCAACCGTTCAGAAGCTGGGAAATCAGCAAGCCAAAGGACTGCTGGGTATTTCCAACAATTTTTCATACAAAGGAGTTGGTTTGTCTTTCCTGATTGATGCACGCCTGGGCGGTGAAATATTCTCAGCCTCTAACGTAGGGCTACAAGGTGCCGGTGCAGCCGCTGTTACTGCTCCTGGTGGAGAAAGGCCTGAATTTGTAGTTGATGGTGTTGTTTTGGGAGAGGGAGGAACCCCAACCCCAAATACAGAACCTGTAACGCAGCAGCAATACTGGGGTACAGTTGCTACCCTGAATAACCTGGGTGTTGGCGAAGCTTACATATATGATGCTACCAATGTGAGGCTAAGAAATGTAATGCTAAGCTATAGCCTTCCGAAAAAATTGCTTGGTAGTACCTTTCAAAAAGCAAAAATCAGCGCATCCTGTAACAACGTATGGATGATATCAAGTCACCTGAACGGGATAGATCCGGAGTCTGTTTTCGCCACCGGCACCAATGCTGTTGGATTTGAAAACGGAGCATTTCCTACCATGCGCTCTTTCCTTTTCTCGGTTACACTGGGTTTCTAATTCACCAATCAGGCTATTAAAAGATATTAATTAATATGAAAGCATTTTTAAGAAGGGCGCTAATGCCCGCTGCGGCGCTGATGTTGTTCACAACTGCCTGCAATGATTTTGACGAAATAAACGCTGACCCTTATCTGGCCACAGAGGCGCAGGTGCAGGTTGAGTATTTTATTAATGGCTCTATTATCGGGAGCCAGATGGATCCGCATATAGCAGAAAGGATATTCGTTCTGTACTGGAAAACGGCCGGCCGGCAACAGGCTGGCGGTGGAATTGCAACGGGAGGTTATAACGACGGCTGGTCAAGTGATTATTACGGCAGCGGTTACCTTGGAGGCTGGCTGAACAGCATTTATGCAGCTGTACAAGTGGCAGAAAAACAGATTGCTGCCGGAAACATTAAGGAATATACCGGTAATCTGTTACAGGTTGCACGCATCTGGAGAGTATATCTTTTGAGTGAGCTGACTGACAATTTCGGGCCTATTCCTATCAATGGTTTCCAGGGAACTAACCCGGAGTTTTCCGACGAAAAAACAGTTTACTATTATTTACTGGATGAGCTAAAAGACGCTTCTTCAAAACTGGACCTGAGTGTAAGCAGTGGTGATATATCAAAATATGATCAGGCTTACGGTTTCAATTATGCAAACTGGCAGAAATACGCCAACTCGATGCGGTTAAGGCTGGCCATGCGCCTTTCGGAAGTGGACCCGGCGAAGGCTAAAGCTGAGTTTGAAGCCGCAGCAGCCGGCCCGTTGCTTATGCAATCAGACGAAACTTTTCAGGTTGCTGAAAAAGCAGGATGGGATGCACTGACCGGAGTAATGACCAGGGAGTGGAACTACTTTCCGATTTCGGCTACTATTAATAACCTGTATCTTGGATTAGGTGGCATAAAATCGGCCGATTTGGTAAAACCAGCTCAGCTTCCGTTCATAAAAGCGCAGGATTATATCGGGCTAAAATTCGAAAACCATTTTACTACCATGACCAATGACCCGTCTGCGGGCTATTGGATGGATGGACTTCCTAATACCATAGACCCACGTGCTTACAAAACATACATCATCCCGGGTGATTACGACAACTCCGATTTTAACTCCTACCCTTCGTGGGACAATACGGCGAAAACCACAATAAGAACCCTGGTCGATGCTACGGGAGCAACTGTCAAAACACTCGATGCCAGGTATACCTGGAATGCACCTGCCAACGGAGACTGGGGTGCCAAAGGAGCTAAGAATAACATTTGGAATTTTAACGGTACTATTCCGCGTCATGGCCAGCAATTCCGTAACAGTGCCAATAAAAGAATTTACTTTGCTTCATGGGAAACTTACTTCCTGCTTGCGGAAGCAGCTGTCAGAGGATGGACTGTACCAATGAGCGGACAGGCTGCATATGAGGCAGGTATTGATGCAAGCTTTGCATATTGGGGTGTTACCAGTTTTGCAACCCAATACAAAGCCTCCGCGGCTTACAACAAGGTTGGAACATCTGTCAGCTGGAACCATATCACCGAGCCTCCTGCAACCTATTCTGTGAAATTTAAGGATGGATATACAAATGCTGATGGTACAGTGACCAAAGCATATCCGACAAACAATCTGTACAAAGGCGGCGCTGTAAAGAACGATCTGCTGACAAAAATTATAACGCAGAAGTTTATTGCTCAAACACCCTGGTTACCACTGGAAGCATGGAGCGACCAACGCAGATTGGGATTACCGTTCTTCGAAAATCCGGCAGTTGAAAATCCACTCGTTAATATGCCGGATCTTAACAGCAGCAATTATATGACATCCAATGTCAAATTTTTTCCTCAGCGTTTGAAATATCCTTCCAGCCTGCCTGCAAGCAATGCAAAAGGTTATGACCAGGCGCTCAACTTTTTAGGAAGTGCCGATGGCACGCTTACACCTTTGTGGTGGGCTAAACATTAATTAAAAGCGCCTGCCTGTTTATCATTTTTTGACCCAATGTTTGCCCGATAATTTGTATTCGGGTAAACATTGGGTTTTTACTATACGATTTTTTCCCAACTCATTCTCTTAGCTCTTTATCAAATCTCCTTCTTGCCATACCGATTTCCCAGTAGTACGGATCAGGCCAGCTTGCATCAAGCGCATTTTTACCTGTATACCATATTTTCAACTCTTCGCCCTCAATGAGGACAGATGGAAAACTTGCTGTAAAACTGTCCCATGAGCCGCTTGCCCCTCTTTTGAGAACAGGATTATTAGCAGATTTCTTCCAGCTTATACCATCTTCTGAGAAGGCGTAACCAATTTCCTGTCCGTTTAAATCTACCTTGTTTACCCCGCCATACCACATGTGGTAGCTGCCGTCTGCATATATCACATGTGGGTCCTGAACCGTTTCGGCATCCCAGCCTGTTCCGGTTGTCATAACAGGGTTGCCTTCGTACTTTTTCCATTGAATTCCATCATCTGAAATAGCCAGGCCAATATTAACTTTACCATCTGTCGGTTTGCCGTTCACAGAAACATCATAACCTGCATACCACATTTTATATTGGCTGCCAACTTTAATAACGCTGGGCCCTTCAAGAAATCCGTTATCCCATTCATCGGTACTACCCACAGTGAGCACAGGCCCATTCTGATATTTGTCCCAGTGGATACCATCCTGTGAAACTGCATAACCAATGTTGTACCGAAAATCATTGAATGTCTGGCCGGCATACCACATTTTGTAGCGCTCCTTTGGATCTGCTTCTTCATCCAGTAAAACAGAAACAGTTTCTACACCCAATGAATCCCACTGTGATCCGGATACATCCAATACCGGATTGGTGGTATATTTTTCCCATTTTATTCCATCGACAGATGTTGCATAACTGATCCGCGATCTCAAAGTTTCATCGGGTAATACCGCTCCGCCACCGGTATACCACATTTTATAAACATTCCCTTCCCGAATTACATAACCGTCACTGATGGCATAAAAGTCATAGTCAGGAAACTTTCCACGCTCCAGAACGGGCAACGGATGCTTCTGCCAGACAGCAGCCGGAATATCCGGATTACCTGGCTTTTCACAAGCAAGCAATCCACAGGAAATTATTACAGGAGAAAAATACTTTACCAGATTTTTCATCAGACCGGGATGTATTAAATTCAAACAATATTTCTTTTTTAATTTTTTGGCAAGAAATCCTTTGATACGAAAAACCTGCCCGTTAAAAGTCCATAAAGAAAGACGATAATTTATAAAATATCATTCCTGCCATCGGTAACTTATTTTCATAACAAAACACCTGATGAAATCAATATTATTTATGTAGAAACTGGTAAATCAAGCCTGTTAATTACATACTTTTGGCACGTACTGCACGTTAAAACCCTACGAGTTTGCCGCCTTTGTAATTTCAATAAATTAAAATCCAATTTTGATGACTGATATTCTAAGTGACCAAAGTTTGTATACTGCCCCTCCCAAATGGGTTCTGCTCGCAGACGATGATCCGGACGATATTTTTCTTTTTCAGGAAGCCTTTGAACAGACCGAAAGCGAACTGGAACTGAAAATAGCTAATGATGGCTATGAAGTTATAGATGCCATGCAGCATTCCCGGTCGCCCGACCTGATATTTCTGGACATTAACATGCCGCGTATGAACGGATTTGAGTGTATTCAGGAGCTGAGCGCTTATTATGACTTTGTTCCTATCATTTTCTTTTCAACACATCAGGGGGAAGATCTTATCAAACGGGCCAAAAAACTGGGCGCTTCGGGCTACATCAAAAAACCGAATTCATTTGAAGTGTATAAGTCGGTGTTATCAGAAGTCCTGAAAACGGATTGGAAAGCACGGCCGAAAACCGATTTTTATCTGAGAGTAGAAAATGACTAGTGAAGTATTAATTTCAACAGCAGAATTGCGATAATTATGCGGATATGACAATAATTGTTTTGTAAAAAAATACAAAGATCCGGATAGTGAGGTAAGACGGTCTATGGGAAAATCAGGATTATTTTCCATGCCTTGGAGCACTTTCAATCTGATTCTGGCTTTCCCATTTTTGGTAACTCTGAGCATCAAATAAGTTCTGATGACTCAATATATAAGTCCTAAGGCCCATGTCAATGCGGTGAAGGCTTTCCTTGATCTCCTTCAATTTAGTATTTGCCGTCTTCATACCTGTTTTATTATAGGGTAAAGTAGTTGTCATTATTTTCACAGCCGTCAGGCAGTCAAATCTGGTAAATAGCGGATTGGATCTTATGTGTGTGAAGCCGGGTAATAGTGATCTTAAATGTTCTTCCTTTTTATAAAGCTACACTTAAAATAAATTGCAAACAAATTGTGTAATTGTTTGATAATCAATATTTTGTAGTAATTTAATTAATGTTTTTAGCCAAGCTTGTAGACATACTTTTTGACTTATTGTAAACAAATGCCCTGATCCCTTTAAAACGGCATTTCGGAATTTTTATATTTTATAATGTTTTATTAAAATATTATTGAATTTACACACATTTACTTCTTTGGCTTTTACAAAAACAGTACTGATAGCCTCTATCCGGCAGATAAACCCTAAAAAAAGCAAAAAACTTATTTCATTGATAATAATGTAAACTGGTGTTATCCGCATAAATAGTAATCGGGATTATGATGACTTTATAGGTCCCCGGCACATAGAATACCGACCCGAAAGCAAAGTTTCAGCCATTATTAACACCTAACAAAGCCTGCATTTTAAAGCATCAGTTATTGAATTCGGGATTATCACTGAAATAAATTGTAAACAGGCTTCCCTTCCCAGGCTCACTTTCCACAACGATATGCCCGCCGGTAGAATCGACTATGTTCTTAGCCAGATATAGTCCAATACCCTGGCCTTCCACATCAGTCTGTAACCTGCCATATTTACTAAAAATCTTGTCTGTACTATTTTTATCCATGCCCCTGCCATTGTCACGAACTGACAATAGTACCTGGTCTGCTTCTCTTGCAGTTTTAATATGAATCAGCGGCGACTGGCCATTTCTGAATTTGACTGCATTTGAAACCAGGTTGTATACAATGCTTCTGAGGTTCTTTTTTGAGAACAGAATATGCGTGACTTCCAGATCTTTGTGGATGACAGCTTCGGCTGCTATAATCTTATCATTGAGGCTCCATTCAATATTACTGATCATCTCGTTGATATCGACCAGCTCGGTGGCTATTGTATTATTTTCAATTTTGGCGACCGCGGAGATATCAGTGATAAGTGAACGGAATTTTTTAATAGAAAAATCTATAATGGATAAAAATTCGTTCACCTCGGGATTACCTGACTGGATTCCGTTCATAATAGCAATGCTTGCTTCAATACTGCTTAATGGAGCCAGCAGATCGTGGGACGCAGTATGCACAAAGTTATCCAGGTCCGAATTGATACGCAAAAGGCTTTTGTTTCTTTTATCAAGCTTCTGCTGAGCTATTTTCAACTCTGTAATGTCATTAAATGTAATAATCGCACCGTTTGTTTTTTCATTCGCCTGCTCAATGTAAGGCATCGTCATGACCTGGAACCATTTGCTTTCGTGCGTCTCTATTTCTTTTAGAATAGTAGTCTCCTTAGCAAGTACCTGCCGGATGTCTGCAACGATCGTTTCAAATTTAAAATTGGTAGAAATATGGCTTAGCGGCCTTCCAATATCACTGTCCACCAGATTGATCAGCTTTGCAGTTCCGGGTGAA from Dyadobacter sp. NIV53 carries:
- a CDS encoding SusD/RagB family nutrient-binding outer membrane lipoprotein, which codes for MKAFLRRALMPAAALMLFTTACNDFDEINADPYLATEAQVQVEYFINGSIIGSQMDPHIAERIFVLYWKTAGRQQAGGGIATGGYNDGWSSDYYGSGYLGGWLNSIYAAVQVAEKQIAAGNIKEYTGNLLQVARIWRVYLLSELTDNFGPIPINGFQGTNPEFSDEKTVYYYLLDELKDASSKLDLSVSSGDISKYDQAYGFNYANWQKYANSMRLRLAMRLSEVDPAKAKAEFEAAAAGPLLMQSDETFQVAEKAGWDALTGVMTREWNYFPISATINNLYLGLGGIKSADLVKPAQLPFIKAQDYIGLKFENHFTTMTNDPSAGYWMDGLPNTIDPRAYKTYIIPGDYDNSDFNSYPSWDNTAKTTIRTLVDATGATVKTLDARYTWNAPANGDWGAKGAKNNIWNFNGTIPRHGQQFRNSANKRIYFASWETYFLLAEAAVRGWTVPMSGQAAYEAGIDASFAYWGVTSFATQYKASAAYNKVGTSVSWNHITEPPATYSVKFKDGYTNADGTVTKAYPTNNLYKGGAVKNDLLTKIITQKFIAQTPWLPLEAWSDQRRLGLPFFENPAVENPLVNMPDLNSSNYMTSNVKFFPQRLKYPSSLPASNAKGYDQALNFLGSADGTLTPLWWAKH
- a CDS encoding response regulator, with product MTDILSDQSLYTAPPKWVLLADDDPDDIFLFQEAFEQTESELELKIANDGYEVIDAMQHSRSPDLIFLDINMPRMNGFECIQELSAYYDFVPIIFFSTHQGEDLIKRAKKLGASGYIKKPNSFEVYKSVLSEVLKTDWKARPKTDFYLRVEND
- a CDS encoding SusC/RagA family TonB-linked outer membrane protein, with translation MKTHVLSLLLLLSFSGVYAQTQISGKVLGGAGNPPLPGVTVVIKGTKTGTTTDSEGKFSIAAAGANTILTVSYIGFVKQEIEVGNKTYVDITLLEDATSLSEVVVTALGIQREKKSLGYAIQEISGSVLSDAKETNLANAFTGKVAGLQVVRSSNGAGGSSKIVLRGNTSLTGSNQPLIVVDGIPIDNFTGTTENGYWGAGLDLGNGLGDISAEDIETMSVLKGPSAAALYGSRAGNGVILITTKSGRRQPGLGITFSSTLGSESIFIKPELQNSFGQGTENIFNAMSTTSWGPKAEGQTVTNWDSTQAPLTIHDNVSQFLRAGSSQNYSLGLQQQYGSTAVFASLNYLEDKSIIPGNKLTRLNFTSKATTHFGKDSRWTSDVKMSYNNTSGYNRPINGRDNSSVFVLYMLPRSLDIADFSAGTNQFGNMLWYPGAPGSQSNPYWLSKYNLNNDSRNRFIMNGSLKYAFTDWLDAEVKAGGDLYTTNTESKTYAGGPLSNSYSMGKQTFSETNYSALIKGRKDEVIGLLGGTFTLGGNLMQQKYSSLTVNTGALEVPNLFTPTNAAGAPSVWPGYSRKKINSIYGSLGLNYGGWIFLDVTARNDWSSALIEENRSYFYPSYSLSYVFSDMLDKMGTSLPQWFNYAKLRGSYATVGNDLAPYQLYNGYNISKDPLSNTIAVRQSLLKDSGVKSELIKNLELGAELKFFNNRLRLDFTWYKSNATRQLIDIPMDPMSGYSSMKVNAGNIQNKGIEIMADLGILTNPNSVNWNVTANFSKNENKIIDIASGLGVNEYQLGAFDDLFIRATTDGLYGDIYGTKFLRVKDEASPYFGKMLLTAAGLPQRDATVQKLGNQQAKGLLGISNNFSYKGVGLSFLIDARLGGEIFSASNVGLQGAGAAAVTAPGGERPEFVVDGVVLGEGGTPTPNTEPVTQQQYWGTVATLNNLGVGEAYIYDATNVRLRNVMLSYSLPKKLLGSTFQKAKISASCNNVWMISSHLNGIDPESVFATGTNAVGFENGAFPTMRSFLFSVTLGF